TCACCCTTTTTTACAACATGAGTTTTAACTTCATCTGTTCCTTTTTGAATATAATTTAGTACCTTATCAAAATCCTCCACTGCAGATATCGGAACTTCTTTTTTAACTATTTTAACGTTTTCAACAAACCTTATATCTTCTATTGAAGAATTTTCTTCCTCTGCTGAGTTTATATAAGGTTCTTTAATCTTATCTAACACTTTTTTGGCTAAATCTTCTGTCTTAAGAATTCCTAATACCTTTCCATCTGCTTCAATTGCATATGCAAATACATTAAATTCAATATTATCTTTCAAATTATTCTTAATATCTTCTTTTTTTGTCAACTCACTGTCCTCAGCATGAGTATCTTGATACTCGAACTCATCTTCAATTGAAACCTCAAAACCATAATTAGTAGTTAATTCATTTTTAAGCGTAGTTATAACATCATTAACAATTTCTTTATTCCTAACCGTACCTATGTAATTGCCATTATAAATAACCTTAAAAGCCCTTGTATATATCTCACGTTTTACACTCTTTCTATATTCAGCAAACGCAAAACCGCCTGCTAAAATGCTTATTATCACGGCAAAAATAACCACTTTATTGAATTTTTTGCCTTTATTTTTTATATTCAATTTCTTAATAAGTTCATTAATCTTTTTAAAATACGAGCTATTCATTCTAAAGCTCCTTCCTAAAAAGTTTTTTGTAACACAATTGTAATATAAGCTCAAAATAAATTATATCATATATCCTGAAATTTACAAAGAATAATCTAATGCATGTCTATAATTATTTTATTCTTCTAATTAAAATATATTCTATCTAAGCAATAGCTCTCTTATAATAGCATCATCACTTTTTAAATCTAAAACCTCTCTACATATTTCAATAAAATCTTCAGTTTTTGCATTTCTAAATTTGTTTCTTTTAAAATAAAGCTTTAAAATATTAAAAAACTTCTCATCTCCAATTTTTCCCCTAAATTCATTTAAACTAATTGCACCTTTTTGATATACCAAAGCCAAATACTCCTGCCATGAATTAAAATTACTCAGACTCTTATTTATAGACTGATTTATAAAATCTGAGTCCTTATACTTGTTAAAACGACCAATAACCATTTGATTAAACACTTTATCCTTAACTTCTACACCATACTTTTTTTCATAATATAAAATCGTTGAATATTCAGTTAAACTCTCATCTAACCACGGTTCATCAATTTGATCATTCCCAACAATACCATACCACCATTGATGAGCTGTTTCATGTGCAATAATATATTCTAATATGTCTGACTGTCTATATGAGTATATGTCATTATCTATCATAACCACATTCGGATATTCCATACCCCCAACATAAAAGTCACTTGCTACAACTTCAAATTCTTTATAGGGGTATTTACCGAATAAATCATTAAATATCTTGATTGAATCTACTGCATATTGTAGTGCTTCTTTTTTATACGTATCATTAAAACAATAAGAAACAACCTTGATATTATCAACCCAAGCCTCTTCTTTTTTAAATTTATCACTTAAAATAATTACAAAATCTCTAACATTATCTGCTTCAATATAATATTTCACCTTATCATCTAATTTTTTCGTATCAACAATCACGCCAGTACTAACTGGATAATAGTTTGATGGTGTAAGAAGCTCTACTCTATAATTGCTAACATCACTATAAAATGGATCTCCTAATTTATAATAAGGATCTAAATTCCACCCCTCTTCATCATAGACAGCTAAAATAGGATACCAATTCGTTATATTAAAAGTATATTTACCATATCCAAACCTTCCTCTAGAATTTGGTATTTTTATTTTCCCTTGAATTTCTACAGTAATCTCTGCACCATCTCTAAGCCATCTTTCAAGCTCAATCATAAGTATTGTATAATCTCGTCCTATAATCTTATATTTTTGCT
This genomic interval from Caloranaerobacter ferrireducens contains the following:
- a CDS encoding M1 family metallopeptidase gives rise to the protein MHKLIIKIIFKVLLLFIITITPIVTYTFIRDDVQFTFNVNQKILNRYFIKAEFDPVNKVIYIDEKVSYINNTGKKIKKIYFHIYPNAFRKVKTAPYFEEEINEAYPNGFDSGYIDIKKVMVDNKEQKYKIIGRDYTILMIELERWLRDGAEITVEIQGKIKIPNSRGRFGYGKYTFNITNWYPILAVYDEEGWNLDPYYKLGDPFYSDVSNYRVELLTPSNYYPVSTGVIVDTKKLDDKVKYYIEADNVRDFVIILSDKFKKEEAWVDNIKVVSYCFNDTYKKEALQYAVDSIKIFNDLFGKYPYKEFEVVASDFYVGGMEYPNVVMIDNDIYSYRQSDILEYIIAHETAHQWWYGIVGNDQIDEPWLDESLTEYSTILYYEKKYGVEVKDKVFNQMVIGRFNKYKDSDFINQSINKSLSNFNSWQEYLALVYQKGAISLNEFRGKIGDEKFFNILKLYFKRNKFRNAKTEDFIEICREVLDLKSDDAIIRELLLR